The following proteins come from a genomic window of Nitrospira sp.:
- the tolB gene encoding Tol-Pal system beta propeller repeat protein TolB — MTFRMWRMLGCLVLVGLIGIIESGAADVFLEATRPDFQKIPLGVIGIQSAGGPEWLGGRLEEVLKADIRRSLVFSLVDLPSLGIKVRDVGTGPHPAFKQAKENGVSVLVWGRAGAKDGDKDADVSMDGFVYDGESDEIVGGKRYVGSSSVVRLMAHRFADELVFRYTGEPGIARTKIAYVSEQGTARELFVMDYDGYEPRQLTSDGFLNLMPRWSPDRRFLVFTAYRNRNTQDIDMIELATGKRWTIVSLAGLNITPALSPDGNFLAFASSHEGNSELYKLDTRTKAMQRMTTHASGDLSPSWAPSGRELAFASDRSGGPQIFLMSADGTNVRRLTFEGDYNAAPAWSPRGNWIAYVCRTPKKEYKLCLITPDGQKRVQLTAGPGVEDSPSWSPDGRHLVFSSTVDGKSQIYMINADGKDLERVTFTGTHNSAPAWSPAS, encoded by the coding sequence ATGACATTCCGAATGTGGCGCATGTTGGGTTGCTTGGTGCTGGTCGGGCTCATCGGGATCATCGAGTCCGGTGCGGCCGATGTGTTTCTTGAAGCGACCAGGCCCGATTTCCAAAAGATTCCTCTGGGCGTGATTGGGATCCAGAGCGCCGGTGGTCCGGAGTGGCTGGGGGGACGGCTCGAAGAGGTGCTGAAGGCCGATATCCGGCGATCGCTCGTGTTTTCCCTCGTGGATCTCCCGAGTCTCGGGATCAAGGTGCGGGATGTAGGCACCGGCCCACATCCGGCGTTCAAACAGGCCAAAGAAAACGGTGTCTCGGTGCTGGTCTGGGGAAGGGCCGGTGCGAAAGACGGGGATAAGGACGCCGATGTCAGTATGGACGGATTCGTCTATGATGGCGAATCGGACGAGATTGTGGGCGGAAAGCGCTACGTCGGGTCTTCTTCGGTTGTCCGTCTGATGGCCCATCGCTTCGCGGATGAATTAGTGTTTCGGTATACCGGTGAACCGGGCATTGCCCGCACGAAAATTGCTTACGTGTCCGAGCAGGGAACGGCGCGGGAGCTGTTTGTGATGGACTATGACGGGTATGAGCCACGCCAGCTGACCTCGGATGGCTTCTTGAATCTGATGCCGCGCTGGTCGCCCGATCGCCGCTTTCTGGTGTTTACGGCCTATCGCAATCGCAACACGCAGGATATCGATATGATCGAATTAGCCACCGGAAAACGGTGGACGATTGTGTCGTTGGCTGGATTGAATATCACGCCGGCGCTGTCCCCCGATGGCAACTTCCTGGCATTCGCGTCGAGTCACGAGGGGAATTCAGAGCTGTACAAGCTGGATACCAGAACGAAGGCCATGCAGCGCATGACGACGCACGCCTCAGGAGATCTCTCACCGTCCTGGGCTCCCTCAGGACGGGAACTGGCGTTTGCATCGGATCGGAGTGGGGGCCCACAGATATTTCTCATGAGCGCCGATGGCACCAATGTTCGTCGCCTGACGTTTGAGGGGGACTACAACGCGGCACCGGCTTGGTCGCCGCGGGGAAACTGGATTGCGTATGTGTGCCGGACGCCCAAAAAAGAGTATAAGTTGTGCCTCATCACGCCGGACGGGCAGAAGCGTGTGCAACTCACGGCAGGGCCTGGGGTTGAGGATTCACCATCCTGGTCTCCGGACGGCAGGCATCTGGTTTTTAGTTCGACCGTCGATGGGAAGAGCCAGATTTATATGATCAATGCAGACGGAAAAGATTTGGAGCGGGTCACATTTACTGGCACGCACAACAGTGCGCCGGCCTGGTCGCCGGCGTCGTAA
- a CDS encoding class I SAM-dependent methyltransferase has product MTTKRERHHTTSQIVAPTIRIYEQGATTFLQRWISRRKRPPALLLDSLTRLPKHSSILDLGCGGAQDARVLHAKGFRVVGMDLTTAFLRAAQSTAPSVPLVLADMRDVPFRDASFDAVWAAACLMHVPKSEAAQVLKRLSRIVRPGGMLAATVTYGTQSRILTDGWMPGRYFARWQKAELARVVEQSGWMIDSLRVVSNQERKGRWLNLVAKRAM; this is encoded by the coding sequence ATGACCACGAAGCGTGAACGGCACCATACCACAAGTCAGATCGTTGCGCCGACCATCCGGATCTATGAGCAAGGGGCGACAACGTTTCTGCAGCGCTGGATCAGTCGTCGTAAGCGACCTCCGGCTCTGTTACTCGACTCGCTCACCCGGCTGCCAAAGCATTCGAGCATTCTCGATCTCGGTTGTGGCGGCGCGCAAGACGCGCGGGTTCTTCATGCAAAAGGATTTCGTGTCGTCGGGATGGATCTGACGACGGCGTTTTTACGGGCCGCGCAGAGCACGGCTCCATCTGTACCGCTGGTGCTTGCCGATATGCGTGACGTGCCGTTTCGAGACGCATCATTTGATGCGGTTTGGGCGGCTGCCTGCTTGATGCATGTGCCGAAGTCTGAAGCCGCGCAGGTGCTCAAGAGGCTGAGTCGCATCGTTCGTCCCGGCGGGATGCTGGCGGCAACCGTCACCTATGGCACCCAGAGCCGCATTTTGACCGATGGGTGGATGCCCGGCCGTTACTTTGCCAGGTGGCAGAAAGCCGAGCTGGCTCGGGTGGTGGAACAAAGCGGCTGGATGATTGACTCGCTGCGAGTCGTGTCGAACCAAGAGCGCAAAGGCCGGTGGCTGAATCTCGTCGCGAAACGCGCTATGTGA
- a CDS encoding site-2 protease family protein: MDTLAPILHKISYMGLPLLFAMVLHEYAHGWAADKCGDPTAKLQGRLTLNPLAHIDPLGTIILPLLCLALPGSFLLGWAKPVPVDPRNMRQPRRDMALVAAAGPGMNLVLAVIGALVVAALFAVDPSLLAKRPGNADGEPASLATMILLPISVMALYSVMINVFLALFNLIPIPPLDGGRILTCLLPPTPALALARLEPYGMMILMGLIVFDKELRVIHTITSTFANALSGTILSTALGLGAGASQ; the protein is encoded by the coding sequence ATGGACACACTCGCTCCCATCCTCCACAAGATTTCATACATGGGTCTCCCGCTCCTCTTCGCGATGGTGCTGCATGAATATGCCCACGGATGGGCCGCCGACAAATGCGGCGATCCGACCGCGAAGCTGCAAGGCCGCCTGACGCTGAATCCCCTGGCGCATATCGACCCGCTCGGCACCATCATTCTGCCGTTGCTCTGCCTCGCGCTGCCGGGAAGCTTCCTCCTCGGCTGGGCCAAACCGGTGCCGGTCGATCCGCGCAACATGCGCCAGCCGCGCCGCGACATGGCGCTGGTCGCCGCCGCAGGGCCCGGCATGAATCTCGTCTTAGCGGTCATCGGTGCGCTGGTCGTCGCGGCGCTCTTTGCCGTCGATCCATCCCTGCTGGCCAAACGTCCCGGCAATGCCGATGGCGAGCCCGCGAGCCTGGCCACGATGATCCTGCTGCCCATCAGCGTCATGGCCCTCTACTCGGTGATGATCAACGTCTTTCTGGCGCTCTTCAATTTGATTCCGATCCCGCCGCTCGACGGCGGACGCATCCTGACCTGCCTTTTGCCCCCGACACCGGCGCTCGCGCTCGCGCGGTTGGAGCCCTACGGCATGATGATTCTCATGGGATTGATCGTTTTCGATAAAGAACTCCGCGTCATCCACACCATCACCAGCACATTCGCCAATGCCCTGTCCGGCACGATCTTGTCGACGGCACTGGGCCTCGGCGCAGGAGCCTCGCAATGA
- a CDS encoding MotA/TolQ/ExbB proton channel family protein, with translation MALIGSLGVVSKVVLFLLLLLSVVSWAVILLKLKVFKSADAEDRRFMTVLLKAKDVDEVVRHAQRSTGSPCAKIFHGVVDRLGTGREAQDGGGALPVDRHIMERTAQHIAQGQLSHLESYLPFLATTGNISPFVGLLGTVMGIIDSFREIGSQGTASIAAVAPGVSEALVATAAGLFTAIPAVIAYNYFLSRIRGTAFRMDTVTVELLTLMAPKAKPATIGTKG, from the coding sequence ATGGCTCTCATTGGATCACTGGGCGTGGTGTCGAAAGTCGTTCTCTTTCTTCTCCTCCTGCTGTCAGTCGTATCCTGGGCCGTGATTCTCCTCAAGTTGAAAGTCTTCAAATCCGCCGACGCAGAAGACCGGCGGTTCATGACTGTGCTTTTGAAAGCCAAGGATGTCGATGAAGTAGTGCGCCATGCCCAGCGTTCGACCGGCAGCCCGTGCGCCAAGATTTTCCATGGTGTGGTCGATCGGCTTGGGACAGGGCGCGAGGCTCAGGACGGTGGAGGCGCTCTTCCTGTAGACCGCCACATCATGGAGCGCACCGCGCAACATATCGCGCAGGGACAGCTCTCTCACCTTGAATCGTATCTTCCCTTTCTTGCCACGACGGGAAATATCAGCCCGTTCGTCGGATTGCTCGGGACGGTGATGGGAATCATCGATTCGTTCAGAGAAATCGGTTCGCAGGGGACGGCCAGTATTGCCGCGGTCGCGCCCGGCGTGTCCGAAGCCCTGGTGGCCACGGCGGCCGGGCTGTTCACGGCGATTCCCGCGGTCATCGCCTACAATTACTTTCTGTCCCGTATCCGCGGCACCGCGTTCCGCATGGATACGGTGACGGTCGAGCTTCTGACGTTGATGGCACCGAAGGCTAAGCCGGCTACCATAGGGACGAAGGGATGA
- a CDS encoding MBL fold metallo-hydrolase: protein MANLIRKTFSVPPLGCNCSIIGDPVTKRAIVVDPGGAPERILREVQQLGLTVSHILHTHAHFDHFLASGEMQRLTGATLCLHQDDLDLWTNLEAQCRMFGVPYVAVPLPEYWIKDEERIMVGGVTVVGLHTPGHTPGSMSFHLPGESVVLAGDTLFRGSIGRTDLWGGDFDAIERSIRERLYTLADETTVVTGHGPETEIGVEKESNQFFRVE from the coding sequence ATGGCGAATCTCATCCGCAAAACCTTTTCTGTCCCCCCGCTCGGGTGCAATTGCTCCATCATCGGCGATCCGGTGACGAAGCGGGCCATCGTCGTCGATCCAGGTGGCGCTCCTGAGCGGATTCTTCGCGAGGTCCAGCAGTTAGGCCTGACCGTCAGCCACATTCTGCATACGCACGCTCACTTCGATCACTTTCTTGCGTCCGGCGAAATGCAGCGGCTGACCGGTGCAACGCTCTGTCTGCACCAGGACGATCTCGATCTCTGGACCAATCTGGAAGCGCAGTGCCGGATGTTCGGTGTGCCCTATGTGGCTGTGCCGCTGCCGGAATATTGGATCAAAGATGAAGAACGCATCATGGTCGGCGGCGTGACCGTTGTGGGCCTCCACACACCGGGTCACACGCCTGGCTCAATGAGCTTCCATCTTCCTGGTGAGAGTGTGGTGTTGGCCGGAGATACCCTGTTCCGGGGCAGTATCGGCCGGACCGATTTGTGGGGCGGGGATTTCGACGCGATTGAGCGGTCGATCCGTGAACGGCTCTATACACTCGCCGATGAGACAACGGTGGTGACCGGACACGGACCGGAAACGGAGATCGGAGTCGAGAAGGAATCGAACCAGTTTTTTCGCGTGGAGTGA
- a CDS encoding SUMF1/EgtB/PvdO family nonheme iron enzyme, with the protein MPFLRWLPSLLLLLALSTPVSGATVAPKPSQELARHLTAIAALAKPAPTVTIPAGTFLLGSKRIDDDPYGIGTQFDDTELPQNHVWLDAYEMDRDEVSLGEYLAFLQQRKTPPSDELQKLIWHVITIHSVTDDTLSRWPALYVTWKEAQDLCHAAGKRLPTEAEWEKAARGTEGALFPWGNAIPDQKRAMFGQYHVHEIPILAPVESLDEGRSPYGLHHMAGNVAEWVQDWFGFDYYAYMTEKNPPGPTSGRYRSVRGGSWKSKIIMLRTATRSGSPPAQRSATIGFRCAKSVSVPAPESK; encoded by the coding sequence ATGCCATTCCTTCGCTGGCTCCCCTCGCTCCTCCTTCTACTTGCCCTCTCGACGCCGGTATCGGGTGCCACTGTCGCGCCCAAGCCATCGCAAGAATTGGCGCGCCACCTCACCGCCATCGCGGCGCTGGCGAAGCCGGCGCCCACAGTCACCATACCCGCAGGCACCTTCCTCCTCGGGAGTAAGCGCATCGACGACGATCCGTACGGAATCGGGACACAATTCGACGATACCGAACTCCCGCAGAATCATGTTTGGCTCGATGCCTACGAGATGGATCGCGACGAAGTGAGCCTGGGAGAATACCTCGCGTTCCTGCAGCAGCGGAAAACGCCGCCCTCGGACGAGCTCCAGAAGTTGATCTGGCACGTCATCACCATCCACTCCGTCACCGACGACACGCTGTCACGCTGGCCGGCCCTCTACGTGACGTGGAAGGAAGCACAGGATCTGTGCCACGCCGCCGGCAAGCGGCTCCCCACTGAAGCCGAATGGGAAAAAGCGGCACGCGGAACGGAAGGCGCTCTCTTTCCTTGGGGCAATGCGATCCCCGACCAGAAACGGGCGATGTTCGGACAATATCATGTGCATGAGATTCCGATTCTCGCCCCGGTCGAGTCGCTGGACGAAGGCCGCAGCCCCTACGGATTGCATCACATGGCCGGGAATGTCGCCGAGTGGGTCCAGGACTGGTTCGGCTTCGACTACTACGCCTACATGACGGAGAAGAATCCGCCGGGACCGACGAGCGGCCGTTACCGGAGCGTGCGCGGCGGATCGTGGAAGAGCAAAATCATCATGCTGCGAACGGCCACGCGTAGCGGCTCGCCCCCGGCGCAGCGTTCGGCCACGATCGGCTTTCGCTGTGCGAAGTCCGTATCGGTCCCGGCGCCTGAGTCTAAGTAG
- a CDS encoding biopolymer transporter ExbD: MILETRQRRFMAEINIIPLVDVVLVLLVIFMVTAPMLYRGMDIKLPVSASNTIKPEIRAVLTIEKDQRLYLDKDQVSAVQLERKLKLLKEEHADVSVYLRADRDVPYGVVIQVMDGVKKAGIEKLGMVTDPAGPERVTDVAIPRRNK, from the coding sequence ATGATTCTCGAGACACGCCAGCGCCGGTTCATGGCGGAAATCAACATTATCCCCCTGGTCGATGTCGTGTTGGTGTTGCTGGTCATTTTCATGGTGACGGCGCCGATGCTCTACCGGGGCATGGATATCAAGTTGCCGGTGTCCGCGTCGAACACGATCAAGCCTGAAATTCGGGCGGTGCTGACGATCGAAAAGGATCAACGCCTGTATCTCGATAAGGATCAGGTGAGCGCCGTCCAATTAGAACGCAAGTTGAAGCTTCTCAAAGAAGAGCACGCCGATGTCTCGGTCTATCTGCGGGCCGATCGCGACGTGCCCTATGGCGTGGTGATTCAGGTGATGGACGGGGTGAAGAAGGCTGGAATTGAGAAATTGGGGATGGTGACGGATCCTGCCGGCCCTGAACGGGTGACTGACGTGGCGATCCCGCGTCGAAATAAATAG
- the trpS gene encoding tryptophan--tRNA ligase — protein sequence MTTAPRKRVLSGMQPSGLMHLGNYLGALENWKALQEDYECFFFVADWHALSTNYADTSRIREFVRELLIDWLAAGIDPKRSTVFIQSHIPEHAVLHLLLSMMVPVSWLERNPTYKEKQDEIKEKDLSTYGFLGYPVLQAADILLYKPDFVPVGKDQLPHLELTRELARRFNDIYKKSVFPEPKEHLTKFPKVLGTDGRKMSKSYGNTINLSDAEPVVRQKLKTMVTDPARVRRTDPGNPDVCPVYEFHKIYSPQAVQAQINTDCRTAAIGCIDCKKLVADKMVERMAPMWEARASLISHPSRIDEIVQDGSQRAAKVAKATLAEVNEAMKI from the coding sequence ATGACCACAGCACCACGTAAGCGCGTTCTCAGCGGTATGCAACCCAGCGGCCTGATGCATTTGGGCAACTATCTCGGCGCCCTGGAAAACTGGAAGGCGCTGCAGGAAGACTATGAGTGCTTCTTCTTCGTCGCCGACTGGCACGCCCTCTCGACGAACTACGCCGACACCAGCCGCATCCGCGAATTCGTACGCGAACTCTTGATCGACTGGCTGGCCGCCGGCATCGATCCGAAACGCTCGACCGTCTTCATCCAGTCCCACATTCCCGAGCATGCCGTGCTGCACCTTCTCCTTTCAATGATGGTCCCCGTGTCCTGGCTGGAGCGGAATCCGACCTACAAAGAGAAGCAGGACGAGATCAAAGAAAAGGACCTCAGCACCTACGGCTTTCTCGGCTACCCCGTGCTGCAAGCTGCCGACATCTTGCTATACAAGCCGGACTTCGTTCCGGTAGGCAAAGACCAACTGCCTCATCTGGAACTGACGAGGGAACTCGCGCGGCGCTTCAACGATATCTACAAAAAGTCCGTCTTCCCCGAGCCCAAAGAACACCTCACTAAATTTCCCAAGGTCCTGGGCACCGATGGGCGGAAGATGAGCAAGAGCTACGGCAACACGATCAACCTGTCGGATGCGGAGCCGGTGGTCCGGCAAAAACTGAAGACGATGGTCACCGACCCGGCGCGCGTGCGGCGCACGGACCCGGGCAACCCCGACGTCTGCCCCGTCTATGAGTTCCACAAGATCTACTCACCGCAAGCCGTGCAAGCGCAGATCAACACAGACTGTCGCACCGCTGCTATCGGCTGCATCGATTGCAAGAAACTGGTGGCGGATAAGATGGTCGAGCGCATGGCGCCCATGTGGGAAGCCCGCGCATCCCTCATCAGCCATCCCTCGCGCATCGACGAGATCGTGCAGGACGGCAGCCAGCGCGCCGCGAAAGTCGCGAAGGCGACGCTCGCCGAAGTGAACGAGGCAATGAAGATCTAA
- a CDS encoding penicillin-binding protein activator produces the protein MGSQRTYSRLHACRRLIVVLALSLAGAAVQPQPAPATELKAPLPDPPVLAQAKRLLDKGEAESAATVLRRFLATSPRPEHLDDTYLLLGAALYNMKEYSEAIKYLNQLQTEFPASDLSERGKIMLARTHAAMGNIDLALPLLTQLRTGTTDEDTKHEALRLTAEFLVQKKEYVRAIEALLQESAAGTEEHVAETRAQIREFINEKLDKKALTRLHDLYPKSFPGDLAAIRLIELYTGRGEDHLAERQIQQFLAQFPEHPYGSKAADTLALLKTRLKANQFFIATVLPLSGRLAPFANEVLEGIQLAVERAREQSGMPPVGLIVKDNESDKPSFLEDHAALLNEDRPMAVIGPMLSKNLPVMAEMAERAKIPLITPAATFPNVRRLGSFVFSTTLTHALQAKRIAAYATGEQGYRRFCILYPDTTYGREQARLFAQEVRQHEGEVIAMESFKEGDSDFSPQIKRLKAEDLKKYGLAVPYDPSRPAGKPVGKTDKRILYTPGFDAIFIPSRASEIGLLAAQLAFHDVKVPLLGTNGWNSPDFLRTADRTVDGAVFVDGFFAESANAAVQDFVQRFQKRFQGSPTLFTMQGYDAAKLVLEAIRRGATSGDAVREFLTTQRDLPTLMGPAGFGAEGTLQRPLALLQVKHGKFVQLD, from the coding sequence ATGGGTTCTCAGCGCACATACTCACGACTGCATGCCTGCCGCCGCTTGATCGTCGTCCTGGCCTTGAGCCTGGCAGGAGCCGCGGTGCAGCCCCAACCGGCCCCCGCGACGGAACTCAAAGCGCCGCTGCCTGATCCCCCGGTGCTTGCGCAAGCCAAACGATTGCTCGACAAGGGCGAGGCAGAGTCCGCCGCCACCGTCCTTCGGCGGTTTCTCGCAACCTCCCCGCGCCCGGAGCATTTGGATGACACCTACCTGCTGCTCGGAGCCGCTCTGTACAACATGAAGGAATACTCCGAGGCCATCAAATACTTGAACCAGCTGCAGACTGAATTCCCCGCGTCCGACTTGAGCGAGCGGGGGAAGATCATGCTGGCCCGCACCCACGCGGCAATGGGCAACATCGATCTGGCGCTGCCCCTGCTCACACAATTGCGCACCGGCACGACCGACGAAGACACGAAGCACGAAGCCCTCCGGCTCACCGCCGAATTTCTGGTGCAGAAAAAAGAGTATGTCCGCGCCATCGAAGCCCTGCTCCAAGAGAGCGCCGCCGGTACCGAAGAGCACGTCGCGGAGACGCGGGCACAGATTCGCGAGTTCATCAACGAGAAGCTGGACAAGAAAGCGCTCACGCGACTGCACGACCTCTATCCGAAATCGTTCCCCGGCGATCTGGCCGCCATCCGCCTGATCGAGCTCTATACCGGGCGCGGAGAAGACCATCTGGCCGAACGCCAGATTCAACAATTTCTCGCGCAATTCCCCGAACACCCCTACGGCTCCAAGGCCGCCGACACGCTGGCGCTCCTCAAGACCAGACTGAAGGCGAACCAATTCTTCATCGCCACGGTCCTGCCGCTGTCCGGACGCCTCGCGCCGTTCGCCAATGAAGTGCTGGAGGGCATTCAGCTGGCGGTCGAACGCGCGCGCGAACAGTCGGGAATGCCGCCCGTCGGACTGATCGTGAAAGACAACGAGTCGGACAAACCCTCGTTTCTCGAAGACCACGCCGCACTGCTAAACGAAGACCGGCCAATGGCCGTCATCGGGCCGATGCTCTCGAAAAATCTCCCCGTGATGGCCGAGATGGCCGAACGCGCAAAAATCCCGCTGATTACCCCGGCGGCCACGTTTCCCAATGTCCGACGACTGGGAAGCTTCGTCTTCAGCACCACCCTGACCCATGCCCTGCAAGCCAAGCGAATCGCAGCCTATGCCACCGGCGAACAAGGCTACCGCCGGTTTTGCATCCTGTACCCCGATACCACGTATGGCCGTGAACAGGCGCGCCTCTTCGCGCAAGAAGTCCGGCAGCATGAGGGCGAAGTCATCGCCATGGAATCGTTCAAAGAGGGCGATTCGGACTTCTCGCCGCAGATCAAGAGACTCAAGGCCGAAGACCTCAAGAAATACGGCCTCGCGGTTCCCTACGATCCCTCGCGTCCGGCTGGAAAACCGGTCGGCAAGACCGATAAACGGATTCTGTATACACCGGGCTTCGACGCGATCTTCATTCCCAGCCGCGCCAGTGAAATCGGCCTGCTCGCGGCACAACTCGCCTTTCACGACGTCAAAGTCCCGCTCTTGGGAACCAACGGATGGAACTCGCCGGACTTCCTGCGCACGGCTGACCGCACAGTGGACGGCGCCGTGTTTGTGGACGGATTCTTCGCGGAGAGCGCCAATGCCGCCGTGCAGGATTTCGTTCAACGATTTCAAAAACGGTTTCAGGGCAGCCCCACCTTGTTCACCATGCAAGGGTACGATGCCGCCAAGCTGGTCCTGGAAGCGATTCGCCGGGGAGCGACGTCGGGCGACGCCGTTCGAGAATTCCTGACCACGCAGCGCGATCTCCCTACACTGATGGGACCGGCCGGCTTCGGAGCGGAAGGCACCCTCCAACGCCCCCTCGCGCTGCTCCAAGTCAAACACGGGAAATTCGTCCAACTCGACTAG
- the xerD gene encoding site-specific tyrosine recombinase XerD, with translation MVTSTNQILAPLAERYLGHLRVEGGLSVNTLEAYRRDLHKLQSFLVPHRIGMGEAVAPHQLAGFLATLKDQRLASASMARTLSTLRGWFRFLVREGLLPASPMQDLSVARRAVRLPKTLTMAEVTALLDLPPLPVLEDQRDRTMLELMYASGLRVSELVSVELVRLDLGVGCLRILGKGSKERLVPIGEAAREALAHYVDHVRSAILNRRASRALFVSRRGGPLTRQAFWKIVSRRAKRAGIAKPISPHMLRHSFATHLLEGGADLRAVQAMLGHADIATTQIYTHVERGRLKQVHRRFFPRQAGTLKK, from the coding sequence ATGGTTACATCGACCAATCAAATCCTTGCCCCGCTGGCTGAACGCTATCTCGGGCATCTTCGCGTTGAAGGCGGATTATCGGTCAACACGCTGGAAGCCTATCGGCGCGATCTGCACAAGTTGCAGTCATTTCTTGTTCCGCACCGGATCGGAATGGGGGAGGCGGTCGCGCCGCACCAGCTCGCCGGATTTCTCGCGACCTTGAAAGATCAGCGCCTGGCCTCGGCGTCGATGGCGCGTACGCTGTCGACGTTACGGGGCTGGTTTCGCTTTCTCGTGCGCGAAGGATTGCTGCCTGCCAGCCCGATGCAGGATCTGTCGGTGGCCCGGCGGGCAGTCCGGTTGCCTAAAACGCTGACAATGGCGGAGGTTACGGCGCTCTTAGATTTGCCTCCGTTGCCCGTATTGGAGGATCAGCGCGACCGCACGATGCTGGAGTTGATGTATGCGTCGGGATTGCGCGTTTCTGAGTTAGTGTCGGTGGAACTGGTGCGTCTTGATTTGGGCGTGGGTTGTCTGCGGATTCTCGGGAAGGGTTCAAAGGAGCGCCTGGTCCCGATCGGCGAAGCTGCGAGAGAGGCGCTGGCGCACTATGTCGATCACGTTCGCTCTGCCATTTTGAATCGGCGGGCGTCGCGGGCGCTCTTTGTGTCTCGGCGCGGGGGACCGTTAACCAGGCAGGCCTTTTGGAAAATCGTGAGCCGGCGCGCCAAGCGCGCGGGGATTGCCAAGCCCATTTCGCCCCACATGCTGCGACATTCGTTCGCCACGCACTTGCTTGAAGGGGGCGCCGATTTGCGTGCGGTGCAGGCGATGCTCGGCCATGCGGATATTGCCACGACGCAGATCTACACCCATGTTGAGCGGGGCCGGCTGAAACAGGTTCATCGGAGATTTTTCCCTCGGCAGGCCGGGACTCTTAAGAAATAA
- a CDS encoding TonB family protein → MVQVAAHSRAWLDEGLQGQLTSRLKRAVVWSVALHLGVFILVIWVRLPQHGERPLASIEISLASLPTPPVKAAEPVKAVEPVKTPVKQVETPVPPPPVKAAPVAPPVVQREAAAPSKPAQNPMRDLLKDIELPPDAPKFGDYSPAEKLKKVQEPAVANVPKLKLPDVPVVSEAKVATKKPADTKPRPSLTDELNRELDEELNKIKKLELPKESKAAPAESQPTPAPQLEAKAPSVKAVDTALKVPGMTPGSNVYLAQVRRKISSMWAAPPVDVTAQTYRVVVKFRLHRDGSVSGVSVEQSSGNEYFDLAGKRAVVTANPLPMFPADLTESYFDAHFTFTVGEQNG, encoded by the coding sequence ATGGTACAGGTTGCAGCGCACTCTCGGGCCTGGCTGGATGAGGGACTGCAGGGCCAGTTGACCAGCCGCTTGAAGCGGGCGGTGGTGTGGTCGGTAGCGCTTCACCTGGGCGTCTTTATTCTCGTCATCTGGGTGCGGTTACCGCAGCATGGCGAGCGGCCGTTGGCATCTATCGAGATTTCACTGGCCAGCCTGCCGACTCCTCCGGTCAAGGCGGCTGAGCCCGTTAAAGCGGTTGAGCCGGTCAAAACGCCGGTGAAGCAGGTAGAGACTCCGGTGCCGCCGCCTCCGGTGAAAGCCGCTCCAGTGGCGCCGCCCGTAGTTCAGCGAGAAGCGGCTGCTCCTTCCAAGCCCGCGCAAAATCCGATGCGCGATCTCTTGAAGGATATTGAGTTGCCTCCGGACGCTCCGAAGTTTGGCGACTACAGTCCGGCCGAGAAGTTGAAAAAAGTTCAGGAACCGGCGGTTGCGAATGTTCCCAAGCTGAAGTTGCCGGATGTTCCGGTGGTGTCCGAGGCGAAGGTCGCAACAAAGAAGCCGGCGGACACGAAGCCGCGGCCGTCTCTGACCGACGAACTCAATCGGGAGCTGGACGAAGAGCTCAATAAGATTAAAAAACTGGAGTTGCCGAAAGAATCCAAGGCGGCCCCCGCAGAATCTCAGCCGACGCCGGCGCCTCAACTTGAAGCGAAGGCGCCGAGCGTGAAGGCGGTGGATACGGCATTGAAGGTTCCCGGGATGACTCCCGGGTCCAATGTCTACTTGGCGCAGGTTCGCCGGAAGATCAGCAGTATGTGGGCTGCGCCTCCGGTTGATGTGACGGCGCAGACCTACCGGGTGGTGGTGAAGTTTCGATTGCATCGGGATGGGAGCGTGAGTGGAGTGTCGGTCGAGCAGTCGTCTGGAAACGAGTATTTCGATTTGGCGGGGAAGCGGGCGGTGGTGACAGCCAATCCTCTGCCGATGTTTCCGGCGGACCTCACCGAATCCTACTTCGATGCGCACTTCACGTTTACTGTGGGAGAACAAAACGGATAA